A part of Rhodamnia argentea isolate NSW1041297 chromosome 8, ASM2092103v1, whole genome shotgun sequence genomic DNA contains:
- the LOC115752887 gene encoding polypyrimidine tract-binding protein homolog 1 isoform X1 codes for MSTSGQPQFRYTQTPSKVIHLRNLPWECGEEELIELCQPFGKVVNTKCNVGANKNQAFVEFTELSHAISMVSYYASSSEPAQIRGKTVYIQYSNRHEIVHNKSPGDVPGNVLLVTMEGVEAGDVSIDVIHLVFSAFGFVHKIATFEKAAGFQALIQFSDVETASAARTQLDGRSIPSYLLPEHVKSCNLRITYSAHTDLNIKFQSHRSRDYTNPYLPVNPTAIEGIMQPALGPDGKRNEPESNVLLASIENMQYAVTVDALHTVFSAFGPVQKIAIFEKNGGTQALIQYPDITTAAVAKEALEGHCIYDGGYCKLHLSYSRHTDLNIKAYSDKSRDYTIPNPSLIATQPSSGHPAAPPVWQNPAMSAATSAQAPMPGGQVPSWDQTMNARPGFVSASGSFPGQNFAPPSYPQYSAAAMPVGSSPMPHTGQISPNAASMRMPHVSPGGASLPGQPPYYGH; via the exons ATGTCAACGTCGGGACAACCTCAGTTCAGGTACACGCAGACTCCGTCCAAGGTCATCCACCTCCGCAACCTCCCGTGGGAATGCGGCGAAGAGGAGCTCATCGAGCTCTGCCAGCCCTTCGGCAAGGTCGTCAACACCAAGTGCAATGTCGGCGCCAACAAGAACCAGGCTTTCGTCGAATTC ACTGAGCTAAGTCATGCTATCTCGATGGTGTCATATTACGCTTCATCCTCGGAGCCTGCACAGATTCGTGGCAAGACTGTGTATATCCAGTATTCCAATAGACATGAAATTGTGCACAATAAGAGTCCAGGAGATGTTCCTGGAAATGTTTTGCTGGTTACCATGGAGGGCGTTGAGGCTGGCGATGTGAGCATAGATGTTATCCACCTG GTATTTTCTGCTTTTGGATTTGTACACAAAATTGCCACATTTGAGAAGGCTGCTGGCTTTCAG GCACTTATTCAATTTAGTGATGTTGAGACTGCATCTGCAGCAAGGACTCAATTAGATGGAAGAAGTATACCCAG TTACCTACTTCCAGAGCATGTTAAGTCGTGTAACTTGCGAATTACATATTCTGCCCATACGGATTTAAACATCAAGTTCCAGTCTCATAGAAGCAG GGACTACACAAATCCTTATCTTCCTGTTAATCCAACTGCAATTGAGGGAATTATGCAG CCTGCGTTAGGTCCTGATGGAAAAAGGAATGAACCTGAGAGTAATGTGCTTCTTGCTTCAATAGAAAACATGCAGTATGCTGTTACAGTGGATGCACTTCACACG GTGTTTTCTGCCTTTGGTCCTGTGCAAAAAATTGCTATATTTGAGAAGAATGGTGGAACTCAAGCATTGATTCAGTACCCTG ACATAACGACTGCAGCAGTTGCCAAAGAGGCGTTAGAGGGCCATTGCATCTATGATGGTGGTTATTGTAAGCTTCATCTATCATACTCTCGTCATACTGATCTCAATATAAAG GCTTACAGTGACAAAAGTAGAGATTATACAATCCCCAACCCTAGTTTGATTGCAACCCAGCCCAGTTCTGGACATCCTGCTGCCCCACCAGTCTGGCAGAATCCTGCGATGAGTGCTGCAACTTCTGCGCAAGCTCCAATGCCTGGGGGCCAAGTTCCCTCATGGGATCAGACAATGAATGCGAGACCAGGCTTTGTCTCTGCTTCTGGTTCTTTTCCTGGCCAAAACTTTGCCCCACCTAGCTATCCTCAGTATTCTGCTGCTGCCATGCCAGTTGGTTCTTCTCCCATGCCACACACTGGCCAAATTTCTCCAAATGCAGCTTCCATGAGAATGCCTCATGTCAGTCCTGGAGGAGCTTCACTACCTGGCCAACCACCGTATTATGGGCATTGA
- the LOC115752887 gene encoding polypyrimidine tract-binding protein homolog 1 isoform X2: MSTSGQPQFRYTQTPSKVIHLRNLPWECGEEELIELCQPFGKVVNTKCNVGANKNQAFVEFTELSHAISMVSYYASSSEPAQIRGKTVYIQYSNRHEIVHNKSPGDVPGNVLLVTMEGVEAGDVSIDVIHLVFSAFGFVHKIATFEKAAGFQALIQFSDVETASAARTQLDGRSIPSYLLPEHVKSCNLRITYSAHTDLNIKFQSHRSRDYTNPYLPVNPTAIEGIMQPALGPDGKRNEPESNVLLASIENMQYAVTVDALHTVFSAFGPVQKIAIFEKNGGTQALIQYPDITTAAVAKEALEGHCIYDGGYCLQ; encoded by the exons ATGTCAACGTCGGGACAACCTCAGTTCAGGTACACGCAGACTCCGTCCAAGGTCATCCACCTCCGCAACCTCCCGTGGGAATGCGGCGAAGAGGAGCTCATCGAGCTCTGCCAGCCCTTCGGCAAGGTCGTCAACACCAAGTGCAATGTCGGCGCCAACAAGAACCAGGCTTTCGTCGAATTC ACTGAGCTAAGTCATGCTATCTCGATGGTGTCATATTACGCTTCATCCTCGGAGCCTGCACAGATTCGTGGCAAGACTGTGTATATCCAGTATTCCAATAGACATGAAATTGTGCACAATAAGAGTCCAGGAGATGTTCCTGGAAATGTTTTGCTGGTTACCATGGAGGGCGTTGAGGCTGGCGATGTGAGCATAGATGTTATCCACCTG GTATTTTCTGCTTTTGGATTTGTACACAAAATTGCCACATTTGAGAAGGCTGCTGGCTTTCAG GCACTTATTCAATTTAGTGATGTTGAGACTGCATCTGCAGCAAGGACTCAATTAGATGGAAGAAGTATACCCAG TTACCTACTTCCAGAGCATGTTAAGTCGTGTAACTTGCGAATTACATATTCTGCCCATACGGATTTAAACATCAAGTTCCAGTCTCATAGAAGCAG GGACTACACAAATCCTTATCTTCCTGTTAATCCAACTGCAATTGAGGGAATTATGCAG CCTGCGTTAGGTCCTGATGGAAAAAGGAATGAACCTGAGAGTAATGTGCTTCTTGCTTCAATAGAAAACATGCAGTATGCTGTTACAGTGGATGCACTTCACACG GTGTTTTCTGCCTTTGGTCCTGTGCAAAAAATTGCTATATTTGAGAAGAATGGTGGAACTCAAGCATTGATTCAGTACCCTG ACATAACGACTGCAGCAGTTGCCAAAGAGGCGTTAGAGGGCCATTGCATCTATGATGGTGGTTATT GCTTACAGTGA
- the LOC115752898 gene encoding probable calcium-binding protein CML45: MPLSQLHYAVTLERSPTMMTTRESPVCLQLIRGLVKVLSGHAIYLWAASNLHGSFSRFCSYLQRPKAEEKGSWVEPSTARQFSSRDQRDDGDNHENDDNDGAVSVCREDVEMVMRKLGLFRGHDEEEEELISRDRPTRCGGISRVFEEEEVSTDEAREAFDVFDVNRDGFIDAKELQRVLGVLGFDKRGGEGSEEECERMIRVFDENGDGRIDFQEFVKLVKKCFC; encoded by the coding sequence ATGCCTCTGAGCCAATTACACTACGCTGTAACACTGGAGAGATCTCCGACGATGATGACGACGAGAGAGAGCCCAGTATGTCTCCAGCTAATTCGCGGACTCGTTAAGGTTCTCTCGGGCCATGCCATATACTTGTGGGCTGCTAGCAACTTACATGGATCCTTCTCGAGATTCTGCTCTTACCTCCAACGGCCAAAAGCCGAGGAGAAGGGCTCTTGGGTCGAGCCCTCGACGGCCCGCCAATTCAGCTCCCGAGACCAAAGGGACGACGGAGACAACCATGAGAACGATGACAATGATGGTGCAGTGAGCGTGTGCAGAGAAGATGTGGAGATGGTGATGAGGAAGCTGGGACTTTTTCGCGGCcacgacgaggaggaggaggagctaatCAGTCGGGACAGACCGACGAGATGCGGCGGGATCTCGCGGGTGTTCGAGGAGGAAGAGGTGAGCACGGACGAAGCAAGGGAGGCCTTCGACGTGTTCGATGTGAATAGGGACGGGTTCATCGATGCCAAGGAGTTGCAGAGAGTTTTGGGTGTGTTGGGATTTGACAAGAGAGGTGGAGAAGGGTCGGAGGAGGAGTGCGAGAGGATGATCAGAGTGTTTGATGAGAACGGGGACGGGAGGATTGATTTCCAGGAGTTTGTAAAGCTCGTGAAGAAGTGCTTCTGCTGA